One window from the genome of candidate division KSB1 bacterium encodes:
- a CDS encoding XisI protein — protein MGQLEKYRTHIKRILNEYAKYKPSHGEIETEAIFDVEKDHYEVVHVGWHNKKRIHGSVIHIDIKDGKVWIQHDGTSDGIADELVEAGIPKEDIVLGFRYPKFRKYTEYAAIEG, from the coding sequence ATGGGTCAATTAGAAAAATACCGCACCCACATCAAGCGTATTCTTAATGAGTATGCAAAATACAAGCCTTCCCACGGTGAGATTGAAACGGAGGCCATTTTCGATGTCGAAAAAGATCACTACGAAGTGGTTCACGTCGGCTGGCATAATAAAAAACGCATTCATGGCAGCGTTATTCACATTGATATCAAGGACGGAAAAGTCTGGATTCAGCACGATGGCACCAGCGATGGCATCGCCGACGAGCTGGTTGAAGCCGGAATACCCAAAGAAGACATCGTGTTGGGATTTCGTTATCCCAAATTCAGAAAGTATACCGAATATGCCGCAATTGAAGGATAA
- a CDS encoding N-acetylmuramoyl-L-alanine amidase — MIPVHQSRPVFFFFLFFPVLLFSQNLSGLSICLDPGHGPGNANAGPTGLREADINFRVAVFLKEYLKAANVDTVLLTHLNNTTDISLSAREQIANNFGVTWFHSVHHNATGVSNSTARYTLLLLEERRNPGQPCPNGSASGTGQADWPGQADVMSNIMARRIWEAYRTSNYLTRLDWTFYGGCNGGFSLGVLNDLQMPGELSEATFHDNRLEEAKMRNNDFLRMEARALAMSFFDYFNAGTMPTGALVGIVSNSNTGAPLDGITVTLNPGHRTYTTDNWKNGLYVFDGLLPGDYTISISAAGFRDFSRTVKVTAHAFGYGDAPLIPAITAVGDKPSAMPSTIRLEQNFPNPFYPKTVIRYFIPHQAPVQIAIVDPLGRLVRKLTDGMVESGEHHVQWDGLDEKGVAVASGIYFIKIRSGDFSATRKLVLAR, encoded by the coding sequence ATGATTCCAGTGCATCAATCTCGGCCTGTTTTTTTCTTCTTTTTGTTCTTTCCGGTTCTGCTGTTTTCTCAAAACCTTTCCGGCCTGAGCATCTGTCTCGATCCCGGCCACGGCCCGGGCAATGCCAATGCTGGCCCCACCGGCTTGCGCGAAGCCGACATCAATTTTCGCGTTGCCGTTTTTCTGAAAGAGTATTTGAAAGCGGCGAACGTGGACACGGTTTTGCTCACGCATCTCAACAACACCACCGATATCAGCTTGAGCGCGCGCGAGCAAATTGCCAACAACTTCGGCGTGACATGGTTCCATTCCGTCCATCACAATGCCACCGGCGTCAGCAACAGCACGGCGCGTTATACGTTGCTGTTGTTGGAAGAGCGGCGCAATCCCGGCCAGCCTTGTCCGAACGGCAGCGCTTCCGGCACCGGCCAGGCTGATTGGCCGGGGCAAGCCGACGTGATGAGCAACATCATGGCCAGGCGCATTTGGGAGGCCTATCGCACCTCAAATTACTTGACGCGTTTGGATTGGACGTTTTACGGCGGCTGCAACGGCGGGTTCAGTCTCGGCGTGTTGAATGACCTGCAAATGCCCGGCGAGCTTTCCGAAGCCACATTTCACGACAATCGCCTCGAAGAGGCCAAAATGCGCAACAACGATTTTCTGCGCATGGAGGCGCGCGCCCTGGCCATGAGCTTTTTCGACTATTTCAACGCCGGGACGATGCCGACCGGCGCCCTGGTCGGCATCGTCAGCAACAGCAACACCGGCGCGCCACTGGATGGAATAACCGTGACGCTCAATCCCGGCCATCGCACCTACACAACCGACAACTGGAAAAACGGCCTGTATGTTTTTGACGGGCTGCTCCCGGGTGATTATACGATCTCCATCAGCGCGGCAGGATTTCGGGATTTTTCGCGCACCGTGAAGGTAACGGCACACGCTTTTGGTTATGGTGATGCGCCTCTGATTCCTGCGATCACCGCCGTTGGCGATAAGCCGTCTGCCATGCCTTCAACAATCCGGCTGGAGCAAAATTTTCCCAATCCGTTTTATCCAAAAACCGTCATTCGCTATTTTATACCCCACCAAGCGCCAGTGCAAATCGCCATCGTTGATCCCTTGGGACGTTTGGTGCGCAAATTGACGGATGGCATGGTTGAAAGTGGTGAACATCATGTGCAGTGGGACGGATTAGACGAAAAGGGTGTCGCTGTTGCTTCGGGGATTTATTTTATCAAAATTCGTAGTGGAGATTTTTCGGCCACGCGCAAGCTCGTTTTGGCGCGATAA
- a CDS encoding 23S rRNA (pseudouridine(1915)-N(3))-methyltransferase RlmH, which produces MPFFPLQIRLLAVGKLRDPIWTPAVTQYGQRLQNYAKFDLIEVRDAVGKGLPDSAALAEEGKLILRTLEPGNYLIVLDRHGKPFSSEQLAQALQKLIDTGIRTMDFVIGGPIGLDHTIIAKANLRLSLSAMTLPHELARVVLLEQLYRALTILRGEPYHK; this is translated from the coding sequence ATGCCCTTTTTCCCTTTACAAATTCGCCTGCTTGCTGTCGGCAAATTGCGCGACCCAATTTGGACGCCGGCAGTGACCCAATATGGTCAACGCCTGCAAAATTACGCCAAATTTGATCTCATCGAAGTCCGTGATGCCGTTGGCAAAGGCTTGCCGGATAGCGCGGCGCTGGCCGAAGAAGGAAAACTCATTTTGCGGACGCTCGAGCCGGGGAATTACCTCATTGTGCTCGACCGGCACGGCAAACCATTTAGCAGCGAGCAATTGGCGCAAGCATTGCAAAAACTCATCGACACCGGTATACGCACAATGGATTTTGTGATCGGCGGCCCGATCGGGTTGGATCACACCATCATTGCAAAAGCCAATCTGCGGCTCTCGCTTTCGGCGATGACCTTGCCGCACGAACTGGCGCGGGTGGTTTTGCTGGAGCAACTTTACCGCGCGTTGACGATCCTGCGCGGCGAACCGTATCATAAGTAA